The window CGTGGCCCTGATTCACCGGGGCAAGTTGCTCGCACAGGGTTCGCCTGATGAAGTGAAGTCGCTGATGCAAGGCACGCTGCTGGAAGTGCGGTCTTCCTCACCGCGGCAGGCCATGCAGGAATTGAGACGGCAATTATCCGGCCTTTCTGTGGGACTCTTCGGAGACCGCGTGCATGTGGCCACGCCTGAGCCGGGTGAGACCGCGACGGAAATCCGGAGAATACTTGTCCAAGCGGGACACGAAGTCCGCTCGGTGCGGCCCATCGAACCAACGCTTGAAGATGTCTTCGTGTCCGTCATTGGGCACGCTCCCGGCGGACAAGCCTATGCCGGATGAGCAACAAGAGCTTGCCGTTAAGGTCAGAGACCTTGAGCGCCGGTTTGGGGACTTCATAGCCGTGAATCGGGTCAGTTTCGATGTCCCCAAGGGCGAGATTTTCGGGTTCCTCGGCCCGAACGGCGCTGGCAAGTCCACCACGATACGGATGTTGTGCGGCATCCTTGCGCCTACGGGCGGCGCCGGCACCGTGGCCGGGTACGACATTCGAACAGAGGCCGAACGGATCAAGGCCCATATCGGCTACATGAGCCAGAAATTCAGTCTCTATGAGGACCTGACGGTCGAGGAGAACATCGATTTCTATAGCGGTATCTACCGGATACCGGCTGAAAAGAAGCGCGCGCGGAAGGAATGGGCCATCGAAATGGCCGGACTCCAGGAACACCGGCATTCCAAGACGGGCACGCTTTCGGGCGGGTGGAAGCAGCGGCTTTCCCTGGGCTGCGCCGTCCTGCACGAGCCGCCCATCATCTTCTTGGACGAACCCACGTCGGGCGTGGACCCGATGAGCCGCCGCCGGTTTTGGGAACTCATCTACGAACTCGCCGGAAGAGGCGTCACTATTTTCGTTACGACGCACTACATGGACGAGGC of the Candidatus Hydrogenedentota bacterium genome contains:
- a CDS encoding ABC transporter ATP-binding protein — translated: MPDEQQELAVKVRDLERRFGDFIAVNRVSFDVPKGEIFGFLGPNGAGKSTTIRMLCGILAPTGGAGTVAGYDIRTEAERIKAHIGYMSQKFSLYEDLTVEENIDFYSGIYRIPAEKKRARKEWAIEMAGLQEHRHSKTGTLSGGWKQRLSLGCAVLHEPPIIFLDEPTSGVDPMSRRRFWELIYELAGRGVTIFVTTHYMDEAEYCDRIGLVYRGELIALGSPQKLKTELMKEDVLEVQCERPQEAMEALEQLGSVREVALFGKGLHVVAMDGPAAERDIRNLLVKQAYPVHSIETIVPSLEDVFVSLIEMRDREEGVLKEVRA